The Pecten maximus chromosome 11, xPecMax1.1, whole genome shotgun sequence genome has a segment encoding these proteins:
- the LOC117338502 gene encoding beta,beta-carotene 15,15'-dioxygenase-like — protein sequence MAFNKLLILILVVTVCDVCGLHAVPPSDNDDPGFEDIFKTNKKSYENVPIQFDHPLPKWLRGTLVRNGPGQLEIGDRRYNNYFDGYAKLHSWTFPGNGSAFFSAKMIKSKSYLSSVEKKDIEPYLTFKGVSPPFDQVEKFQWMILNNDDMNVNVFNYLNRTVAISDIWRMYEFDLKTLNTIRDIVPQTPPSKFSNIGKISEMSSAHPVPEYGTSSRFEIINTLSLLPGSKDRLSVVRIKSVDTTEMVAEFETEKSHYMHSFSVTPNYVILFAAPYTISVTKMLKTCSVQGGMVWDGNANTTIYVVEIKTGAVHTLQTETVFVTHHINAFELPDGRIVMDLPTQNNPFAFNYFDFSYLYNKTTRMNILSMPILKRYTIDLSTKSVSKTVFKCGPKAPCACALEMPVFNENYRHMNYCYIYGQVINYNGKGFSHIALVKKDVCNNAGDLMYTAPHQYLTEPWFVPMPGGKDEDDGVLMASAFDGDKKASYLLMLDPKTMTVINRSYMPTTVPFNFHGRFFNDV from the exons ATGGCGTTCAACAAGTTGTTAATCCTGATACTGGTGGTAACCGTATGTGACGTCTGTGGGTTGCACGCGGTACCGCCGTCAGACAATGATGACCCTGGCTTCGAAGACATATTTAAGACCAACAAGAAATCTTACGAGAATGTTCCAATACAGTTTGACCATCCTTTACCGAAATGGCTTCGTGGAACTCTG gtcaGAAACGGGCCCGGACAGTTAGAAATAGGAGATAGAAGATACAACAACTATTTTGACGGATACGCAAAACTTCACAGTTGGACGTTTCCAGGAAATGGATCTGCCTTTTTCTCTGCTAAAATGATCAAATCGAAATCCTACTTATCGTCTGTGGAGAAGAAAGACATTGAACCTTATCTAACGTTCAAGGGCGTCAGTCCACCTTTTGATCAAGTCGAAAAATTTCAATGGATGATTCTGAATAACGATGACATGAACGTAAACGTCTTTAATTACCTCAATAGAACAGTGGCTATTAGTGATATATGGAGAATGTATGAATTCGACTTGAAGACTTTAAACACTATCAGGGACATCGTGCCGCAAACTCCACCTTCAAAATTTTCTAATATTGGAAAAATCAGCGAAATGTCGTCTGCTCACCCAGTTCCAGAATATGGGACGTCATCAAGGTTTGAAATCATCAACACACTGAGTCTACTTCCAGGGAGCAAAGATAGGTTGAGCGTGGTCCGGATCAAGTCCGTCGATACAACGGAGATGGTGGCGGAGTTCGAAACTGAGAAAAGTCACTACATGCATTCATTCTCGGTAACTCCTAACTATGTTATTCTGTTTGCAGCCCCCTACACAATTAGCGTCACGAAAATGCTGAAGACCTGCTCAGTACAGGGAGGAATGGTTTGGGACGGGAATGCTAATACCACCATATATGTTGTGGAAATCAAGACAGGAGCAGTACATACACTGCAGACTGAGACCGTCTTCGTCACCCATCATATCAATGCTTTTGAACTGCCAGATGGCAGAATCGTGATGGATCTGCCAACTCAAAATAATCCGTTTGCTTTCAACTACTTTGACTTTTCATATCTGTACAATAAAACAACTCGGATGAATATTCTCTCTATGCCTATCCTCAAACGATATACCATTGACCTTTCCACAAAATCGGTGTCGAAAACCGTCTTTAAGTGTGGACCAAAAGCTCCGTGTGCATGCGCCCTTGAAATGCCCGTGTTCAACGAGAACTACCGCCATATGAACTACTGTTACATCTATGGCCAGGTTATCAACTATAACGGGAAGGGCTTCAGTCACATCGCTCTCGTCAAAAAGGATGTGTGCAACAACGCCGGAGACCTTATGTATACCGCACCCCACCAGTACCTTACAGAACCCTGGTTCGTACCTATGCCTGGAGGCAAGGATGAAGACGACGGCGTGTTGATGGCGTCAGCTTTCGACGGGGACAAGAAGGCAAGTTACCTACTAATGCTCGACCCTAAAACCATGACAGTGATTAACCGATCCTATATGCCCACAACAGTACCATTTAACTTCCACGGCAGATTCTTTAACGACGTTTAA